Proteins encoded in a region of the Williamwhitmania sp. genome:
- a CDS encoding ABC transporter ATP-binding protein — MDNSDNKVIKAVDLTKKFGNFVANSNLNFEVEKGEIFGFLGANGAGKTTAIRIMCGLLEPTSGKLEVAGFDAFHQREKIKQSIGYMSQKFSMYQDLTVEENIRLYAGIYGMQRRVIAERTDFLLNKLGMFTSKKTLIADLPLGWRQKLAFSVAIFHQPKIVFLDEPTGGVDPITRRQFWDLIYAASDEGITVLVTTHYMDEAEYCQRVSIMVDGRIDALGTPLELKQKYESDSMNDVFIRIARPDWK; from the coding sequence ATGGATAATTCAGATAACAAGGTAATTAAGGCTGTTGACCTAACTAAAAAGTTCGGGAATTTTGTGGCAAACAGTAATTTGAACTTTGAGGTGGAAAAGGGTGAAATTTTTGGCTTTCTTGGCGCCAATGGTGCTGGAAAAACAACTGCCATAAGAATTATGTGCGGGTTATTGGAGCCAACATCTGGAAAGTTGGAGGTGGCCGGGTTTGACGCGTTTCATCAACGTGAGAAAATTAAGCAGTCTATCGGGTATATGAGCCAGAAGTTCTCCATGTACCAAGACCTTACGGTGGAGGAAAATATACGTCTATACGCTGGTATTTATGGTATGCAGCGTAGAGTGATTGCTGAAAGAACCGATTTTTTGCTCAATAAACTTGGTATGTTCACCTCAAAAAAAACATTAATTGCCGACCTCCCTCTTGGTTGGCGTCAGAAGCTTGCCTTTTCGGTTGCCATATTTCACCAACCTAAAATTGTTTTTCTCGACGAGCCCACTGGCGGAGTTGACCCCATCACCCGTAGGCAGTTTTGGGATTTGATTTACGCTGCTTCAGATGAGGGCATTACGGTATTGGTTACCACTCACTATATGGATGAGGCTGAATATTGCCAGCGAGTAAGCATAATGGTCGATGGTAGAATTGACGCGCTAGGAACACCCTTAGAATTGAAACAGAAGTATGAGTCCGACTCCATGAACGATGTATTCATTAGAATAGCAAGACCCGATTGGAAATAA
- a CDS encoding ABC transporter permease, whose amino-acid sequence MKYFIAFVKKEFRHIFRDRRTLLILFGMPIAQILIFGYVIKNEIKDAAIAIHDKSLDYQTREISNKLTSSGYFVLKSDINDISQYEELFRLNAVKEIVVFEPNFAKNIGQGDQGKVHIITDASEPNTAAMLSSYTNGIINSYAANNILTQDQKEQGIKAETRMLYNSDLKDVFMFIPGTMALILMLVSAMMTSVSIVREKELGTMEILLVSPLKPYHIILGKVVPYLLLAFLNAVVILLLGIFVFGLPIRGSIILLLFESLLYIMLALSLGIFISTIAKNQMMAMFISMFALMLPTTLLSGFIFPIENMPKILQYLTLIMPPRWYIVVAKAVMLKGASIFVIWKETLILIAMIFTFLSLSIIKFKERLN is encoded by the coding sequence GTGAAATATTTCATAGCATTTGTAAAAAAAGAGTTCCGGCACATCTTCCGCGACAGGAGGACGCTACTCATACTGTTTGGAATGCCCATTGCGCAAATTTTAATTTTCGGTTACGTAATCAAAAACGAAATCAAGGATGCTGCCATTGCCATTCACGATAAATCATTAGACTACCAAACACGTGAAATTAGTAATAAGTTGACCTCCTCCGGCTATTTTGTTTTAAAAAGCGATATTAATGATATATCCCAATATGAGGAGCTTTTTCGCCTTAATGCAGTGAAGGAGATTGTTGTTTTTGAGCCAAACTTTGCCAAAAACATAGGTCAAGGAGACCAAGGAAAAGTTCATATTATTACCGATGCCTCAGAACCGAATACGGCAGCCATGCTATCGTCCTATACCAATGGTATTATCAATTCATATGCAGCAAACAACATTTTAACTCAAGACCAGAAGGAACAGGGTATTAAAGCGGAAACAAGGATGCTTTACAACTCCGATCTTAAGGATGTTTTTATGTTTATTCCCGGCACAATGGCCTTGATTCTAATGCTTGTTTCGGCAATGATGACATCTGTATCAATAGTTAGAGAAAAGGAACTTGGAACCATGGAGATTCTACTTGTTTCTCCACTAAAACCTTACCATATCATTCTCGGGAAGGTTGTTCCATATCTCCTCCTAGCATTTTTAAACGCGGTGGTTATATTATTACTGGGAATATTTGTTTTTGGGCTGCCAATACGAGGAAGCATCATACTCTTGCTATTTGAATCGTTGCTATACATTATGCTTGCGCTCTCCCTTGGCATTTTTATCTCCACCATAGCCAAAAATCAAATGATGGCCATGTTTATTTCCATGTTTGCACTTATGCTTCCAACTACGCTGCTTTCGGGCTTCATTTTCCCAATTGAGAATATGCCAAAAATACTGCAATATCTAACATTGATAATGCCTCCACGTTGGTATATCGTTGTTGCAAAAGCGGTGATGCTGAAGGGTGCTTCAATTTTTGTAATATGGAAGGAAACGCTGATACTAATTGCCATGATTTTTACATTTCTATCGCTTAGCATTATCAAGTTTAAGGAACGTTTAAACTAG